From the Solea senegalensis isolate Sse05_10M unplaced genomic scaffold, IFAPA_SoseM_1 scf7180000014889, whole genome shotgun sequence genome, the window gaaatgaaagtatGAGTATGAATAacaatgttctgtgtgtgtatttgcaggGAGGGATGTGTTCAGTGTTCATGCAGGAGTCGGAGAAGGTGGTCAGTATCAGCAGTGATCACCTAGAGCCTGTCACACCAACCAAGAACAACAAGGTAACAGTCACTAACAAGAAGTTGTTCCCAGTTTAGGGAAAAATGGAAAGTTACCTATTTATTTGAGAGTCTGCAGTGTTGATGACTAATGTTTAAGTTATCGTTTAGGTTATTGTAGGAGATATTGACACAGTCTTACATATAGCTGACTGCAGTTTACACCTTTGCCTAGAACCTTTCGTGAGCCAAACACATCAGACGTGtttaattttcaccaaaccTTAACGCCcagtagaccagcagccccTCTGTCCCGTATTGCTAAAAATGTTTAGTTATTATAGACTAACGCCGGCCTTTGTTATTGCTAAAATCAATTTTTCctggtgtgttttcactctgtcTCATGCAGTgacagtacctcatacaaccatgcttcaaaaacctgaactatcactttaccATTGCAATTactgtccctgtgtgtgcaggttAAGGTGATTCTTGGAGAGGACCGCGAGGCAACAGGTATCTTGTTGAGCATTGACGGAGATGATGGTATTGTTCGCATGGAGCTGGACGACCAGCTGAAGATCCTCAACCTGAGGTTCCTGGGACGCCTGGAGCACTGAGATGCTTCTGaatgagtgagacagagacagagacagagaaagacagtggGACACACGCAGAGTGCAGTGGAAGTACggaaaacacaaactttgttGCAGAGCTGAtgaaattttttatttttttcaactttaaagaagtcacacacatacacgctgCACAGCACAAAAatctctcctctgttttttgttgttttttttattttttaattagtaTCACTGTTTCTTATTAGTGCTCTGAGTCTGTTTTTAgatcattgttgttttgtttatcctGGAGTGGGacagtttaaaacaacaaaaacgcaTCTATGTATCGTCAATAAAGTGTGAACCAGTCAATCCATATTTCTGCTTTTGCTTTTGTAGCAACGCGGCTCTTTCACGTGTCATGCAGTCGTGTTTCCGTGACGACAGAGAATACGATATTTTAAGAAAgtcatattcccagctctcttgcgctgtcattcattgtcttgtgtttggagattatttgacagttttaccaagtactgtcaatgaaaagtaactaaaagtcagtctgaaaagaccctagatatcactagaacacgtcctgtctaTAGAGgtttcacacacaaatgtgttgaatcgtgaaataaatgaaggagaaaacaacctatttttacttgaataaacaaaaacataccagtgattgttccacacacggTCGGCtgcactgaacatccacagctcgtctgtgactgtttgtgtgtccgACTCTCCAcccacagtaaatacagttggGTGAAAGAAAGTCAGAAAGTCAGTAGATGTGTCACTTTTTAAGTCGCTAAATATGCACATGGAAATTGCATGAAATGTGAACAGACAGACATAATTccctttatttccttttaacttttttttgaaaacggcaaagaaaaagtTTGCGTTTACGTTTCTTGCTGTTTCCGTCTGGACGTGGCCTCAGAAATACAGGTATCACAGCCTGCACTTGCAATCACAGTTAATAACAGTTAAAATAACAGTAGGGGGCCATTTGTCACAATGTTGTTCAATTATGTTTcctgagtgttttttatttacaaacttCTAAATAATTTTGAGTGGTGTGCCCCCTAGTGGAACACTCCAGTAATGTGCACAGCAAGTGCTTTAGTTTGCCACAGTGAGAGAAACTTTTGAGACCAAGAAATGAGAAGTATGTGTTTGATATATCACAAGTGTAAGATACAGGAAGTAACATTTTTAGGATGTTGAGTTTCGCTGCAGCAAACCAGtcagaacataaacacacatgaaccACATCCAtactcacttcctcttttttcaGCTGTGACACCTTGAAACCATAGGTCTAGTTGGAGTTCCTCATCCCTTTTTAACACACGTGCTTACTCATGCTACAGCCTAGAAACTGTATGTACAGTGCTTTATACTTTAATTCGACGACCACTCTAAGCCACAGcagttaatacaccagtatgtagaaggaCTTTGACTCAAATGtgggtgaattcagtttgttatttgccaaataaataacacagaTAACTGGGTTTAAGATTGTGGCTGATCAgtatatgtttatttgtttaattattttaaaaagcattgCATTGAAGTATCCCTCATTAGCAGTAGGTGTCATCTGCAGCAGTCACTGCTGTGGTTCTCCTGTCAGTCACACGGCTGCTGTGGCTGCTTGTAGTTTATTGGGAAGTAGTAGAACGGGAGCTGAGGAGGACAGGGATGTCCGGGAGATGGGATCCATTCCGGGCTAGCACCACCAGCACCAGTGCCATGGTCCTTTTCTGTGTCGCCATGGCAGCCGAGGGTCAGGTTTTGAGCCAAAGGAACTTTCACCTGAAACCACACCTCTCTCTcctgaggtagagacagaagaataGAGGTGAGATACAGTCACTGCTTTGAACAAGATTTTGTTGTAGGTCTACTTTTTCCActaaattctaaattctaaTGTCACTGGTGTTATAGTGTGATGGAGTATTTGGGCCAaactgaagatgttttttttccaatcttttgaatataaagtcataattattttCTTCAAGCAAAGATGATCTGGTTACATAtatgttgttttgctgttttattataattataatattccatttcatcatttaatgacacaacaatcccataatattatatattttttcacacTATTATAACTATTCCTCGAAATAGGACTCTTTTTACAACTTCACTCATGAAAAAGGAATTTATATTTTCTCTATAGTTTGGCCCTGATAGTACTCATATACTCGTATAAAGTCATATTATGGACAGTGGGATTTGGCTCATTTAACATAATGAGCACTTTGCACAGCATCCATTCACATTATCACAGGTGTAAACATTAAAACGAATGTTGGCTGAGTTCCATGAATCCAAGAATAAAGCAGCTTATTAAACGTGATGAAAAGCTTCGGGACACAGTGTCTGTGATGGCGCTCAGCAGTGACATCATTCACAGGTTTGGCTAAAGAGAGCAGAGATGAAATATCACTGAAAACTCATGGACTCAAGTGTTTGTGGGTTCAAAAGAGAGTTTTTTTCCAAGTTTACATCTGCTCCTGAAGCTCACAGGCTCAGAGCCTGCACCACGTGAAGATTAGAGTCACTTAAAATACTAGAACGGTGATGGAAGAACTGACCttactgtcagtcacacactgtATCTCGTGTTTTTCGCCCAGATGTGGAGTGAGGATACTGTGCACCTCTTCAacctgtgcacacaaacacaaagaggaagCAAATCTTATACTCACTGTTAAtcaaacaacacacagcagTATGAAGGAGATAGTTTAGGACCTTTGAACAGGGAATGATAGATTATAgcactgtaaattgaccataggtgtgaaggTGAGAGTTtatggttgttggtctctacATGCTGGCCCTTCGATGGACTTGGAATAGactcattttaaatgataacacagtaaatgtgttgttaCCTTGTACAGTCGCTTGCAGGATGGAACGACGCCGCCGTCCTCCAGAATTCTGCACGACAGACAAACATTAAAGTTTACTTTGAAAGTCTTAACGCTACATTTGATTCACCAAACCAAAGCCTTTGTTTGGTCCAGTTTTTGTTATGTGGACAACTTCAAAAGCCTGTGTGAGGATGAGGTTATTTAAATGGTtagtttgcgtgtgtgtgtgtgtgtctgtgtgtgtgtgtcgcttaCTTGTAGATATTGAACCGTCTTCGTAGTTTGAGGCAGATCTGAAAGTATCTGTGAGGAGAGTTCATGCCTTCGACACAGCCTGCACACACTCCGTGTTTCTTCCACTCGTCTCTCCTGCGCCACACGAACAAAGATGTTTACGCTCGTCAGTGTAAGTCCTATCTGCTAACAAAGCAACAACCAGTCGTTTTGTCACCCACAACAATCTAAACTCTTATTTTGTATAACAATTTAGAGTTTTTGCAACCGACGTCTGCTGTGACCCactggacgataccagctgtcaatcacactggtgtccactcacacgTGTCGTGCTGAGTCGTCTCTTTTCCTCTAAATAGTGACATAatttataaaactgtaaattatATAAAACTTTATAAAAAATTGTGTGCAGAAGAGGAAAACCTGAAACTGGCAAGTATGGAACTCCTCAGAAAGATGTTAACTAaggttgccccctggtggctactcaatatatttttacttctggGTTGACCTCATCAGAAGAATTTGATATG encodes:
- the rnaset2l gene encoding ribonuclease T2-like — protein: MRSPVLPLLLSFFLLQVLVSATHWEDYKYGRQDLEPLNKTSYCTWKCLLFTLQWPGGFCQSLNNKTECRIPQSISNWTIHGLWPVRAKHCCSCWPMFHSDVQELEAELNEQWPSFVKTKSSFHFWRDEWKKHGVCAGCVEGMNSPHRYFQICLKLRRRFNIYKILEDGGVVPSCKRLYKVEEVHSILTPHLGEKHEIQCVTDSKEREVWFQVKVPLAQNLTLGCHGDTEKDHGTGAGGASPEWIPSPGHPCPPQLPFYYFPINYKQPQQPCD